The following are encoded in a window of Arvicanthis niloticus isolate mArvNil1 chromosome 1, mArvNil1.pat.X, whole genome shotgun sequence genomic DNA:
- the Dclre1a gene encoding DNA cross-link repair 1A protein, protein MLEDAFWEEDIWEYKSKRKPKPVHPNNCSENISESVEKVTDGKYPSKRKRNQKKPSEKPGETKDHQVCLPETNSQISAGSSQNSSCGDEIQQSQSKETTPKKQCRTHRGKQVTPKVRPVYEGYCPSCQMPFSSLLGQTPRWHVFECLDSPPISDTECPEGLLCTSTIPSHYKKYTHVLLAQSRDSKEPLSSPSHALAGQFAAVAPDSPCNLEERQSLLLKTENSRKVLDDSLLMIQCLKTSLPPAETNRKNISSLCSQMSLVPQPAEFVKRDQLVGGGPPLAEAAFNSQSNSGSTGLPLPENDGGCEISYSPLHSDEETYDVDQELDDSQQELFFTQSSKDSSLEEEDSAIFENLHGPSSKEAEGMWPTAKSLAARARCSSLSEGSTLSDSFLISQTSSRLSREDPSHADAAFLLLSPALAVGGAASNYQTTKGKPAEPEKSHPLASSYQPQKMETPAVGNQTSLPLLTSAMSKPREKEGGERLPLHPTQSQTRGLQSKGLGAPGANCACRNAQKPSSMPLEKPLGTPPSSAKCSPSQPSKKVMKQMDIGVFFGLPPKRQEPSQRESASEGPNVSPAVSPNEKRPRLSKRKAQSSLSDLESDAKNPSESQLSVELSGERTQRRRKRPKKSNSPREGTYQRTSGHPINNPESGTVSLSKGKAFVRGTHGRTQRGNWNTSESSGAGKWRRTCPFYKRIPGTGFTVDAFQYGEVEGCTAYFLTHFHSDHYAGLSKDFTWPVYCSEITGNLLKKKLRVQEQYIHQLPMDTECIVDGVKVVLLDANHCPGATMILFQLPNGAVILHTGDFRADPSMERSLLAGRKVHTLFLDTTYCSPEYTFPSQQEVIQFAINTAFEAVTLNPRALVVCGTYSIGKEKVFLAIADVLGSKVGMSQEKYKTLQCLSIPEVSSLITTDMCSSLVHLLPMMQINFKGLQNHLKKCGGKYDQILAFRPTGWTHSNNITSIADITPQTKGNISIYGIPYSEHSSYLEMKRFVQWLKPQKIIPTVNVGSFQSRNAMERYFKEWRLEAGY, encoded by the exons ATGTTAGAAGACGCGTTTTGGGAAGAAGATATCTGGGaatataaatctaaaagaaaacccaaaccagTACATCCAAATAATTGTtctgaaaatatttcagaatcTGTTGAAAAAGTAACAGATGGAAAATAcccatcaaaaagaaaaagaaaccaaaaaaaaccttCAGAAAAGCCAGGCGAGACGAAGGACCACCAAGTATGCCTTCCAGAAACAAACAGTCAGATATCTGCAGGTTCTAGTCAGAATTCGAGCTGTGGAGATGAGATTCAGCAGtctcaaagcaaagaaacaacacCCAAAAAGCAGTGTAGAACTCACAGAGGCAAGCAGGTGACCCCAAAGGTGCGCCCAGTTTATGAGGGATATTGTCCAAGCTgccagatgcccttctcctcaCTGTTAGGTCAGACGCCCCGGTGGCATGTTTTTGAGTGTTTGGATTCTCCACCGATCTCTGACACAG AGTGTCCAGAGGGTTTGCTGTGTACTTCCACAATTCCTTCTCATTATAAGAAATACACTCACGTCCTGCTTGCTCAAAGCCGAGATAGCAAGGAGCCTCTTAGCAGCCCCTCGCATGCATTGGCTGGGCAGTTTGCTGCAGTGGCGCCAGATTCTCCTTGTAACCTTGAGGAAAGACAGTCTTTGCTTCTGAAAACTGAGAACTCAAGAAAAGTGTTAGATGATTCTTTGTTGATGATACAATGTCTAAAAACATCTCTGCCTCCAGCTGAAACCAACAGGAAGAACATCTCTTCTCTGTGTTCTCAAATGTCTCTAGTTCCACAGCCTGCTGAGTTTGTTAAGAGAGACCAGCTGGTGGGAGGTGGACCGCCTCTTGCTGAGGCTGCATTCAATAGCCAAAGCAACTCAGGGAGTACGGGTTTGCCATTGCCAGAAAATGACGGTGGCTGTGAGATCTCTTATTCTCCGCTGCACAGTGATGAAGAGACTTATGATGTAGACCAAGAGCTGGACGATTCACAGCAGGAACTATTTTTTACCCAAAGCTCTAAAGACAGCAGCCTAGAAGAGGAAGACTCTGCCATATTTGAAAACCTTCATGGTCCCTCCTCAAAGGAAGCAGAAGGGATGTGGCCCACAGCGAAGAGCCTGGCTGCTCGGGCGAGGTGTAGTTCGTTGAGTGAAGGCAGTACACTAAGTGACTCTTTTCTCATCTCCCAAACCTCGAGCAGGCTTTCCCGAGAGGACCCATCTCACGCAGATGCAGCCTTCCTCTTGCTTTCACCTGCGTTGGCAGTGGGGGGTGCTGCTTCGAATTATCAGACCACTAAGGGCAAGCCTGCTGAGCCAGAAAAATCCCACCCACTTGCATCAAGTTATCAGCCACAGAAAATGGAAACGCCAGCTGTTGGCAATCAGACTTCTCTGCCGTTACTTACAAGTGCCATGTCAAAGCCTCgggaaaaggagggaggtgaGCGGCTGCCTTTGCATCCAACCCAAAGTCAGACTAGAGGATTACAGAGTAAGGGCTTGGGTGCTCCAGGTGCTAACTGTGCCTGCAGGAACGCACAGAAGCCTTCTAGCATGCCTCTTGAAAAGCCCTTGGGCACACCGCCTTCCAGTGCCAAGTGCAGCCCAAGCCAACCTTCTAAGAAAGTAATGAAGCAAATGGATATAGGTGTGTTTTTTGGACTACCACCCAAAAGACAAGAGCCATCACAGAGGGAAAGTGCATCAGAAGGGCCAAATGTCAGTCCAGCTGTGAGCCCCAATGAAAAGAGGCCCCGGTTGAGTAAGAGGAAAGCACAGAGTTCTCTGAGTGACTTAGAATCCGATGCAAAGAATCCAAGTGAGAGTCAGCTCTCTGTGGAACTGTCTGGAGAGAGGACCCAACGTCGAAGAAAGAGACCTAAAAAGTCAAATTCACCCCGGGAAGGAACATACCAGAGAACATCAGGTCACCCCATTAACAATCCAGAGTCGGGAACAGTCAGCTTGAGCAAAGGCAAAGCCTTTGTAAGAGGGACTCACGGCAGGACGCAGAGAGGGAACTGGAACACTTCAGAGTCCTCTGGTGCGGGGAAATGGAGAAGAACATGTCCGTTCTATAAGAGAATCCCCG GGACTGGCTTCACTGTGGATGCTTTTCAGTACGGTGAGGTCGAAGGCTGCACGGCCTACTTCCTCACACATTTCCATTCTGATCATTATGCTGGGTTGTCAAAGGACTTCACATGGCCGGTCTATTGTAGTGAG ATAACTGGCAATTTGTTGAAGAAGAAGCTTCGTGTGCAAGAACAATACATCCATCAGTTGCCGATGGACACAGAGTGTATAGTGGATGGTGTCAAGGTTGTTTTGCTGGATGCCAATCA CTGTCCAGGTGCTACCATGATCCTTTTCCAGCTTCCCAACGGTGCTGTCATACTGCACACTGGAGACTTCCGAGCAGACCCCAGCATGGAGCGCTCTCTCCTGGCGGGCCGCAAAGTCCATACACTGTTCCTAGATACCAC GTACTGCAGCCCAGAATACACCTTCCCATCTCAGCAGGAGGTCATCCAGTTTGCCATCAACACTGCCTTTGAGGCTGTAACTCTAAACCCACGTGCTCTTGTTGTCTGCGGCACATACTCTATCGGAAAGGAGAAAGTCTTCCTAG CCATTGCTGATGTTTTAGGTTCAAAGGTGGGCATGTcccaagaaaaatataaaactttgcAGTGCCTCAGTATTCCAGAAGTCAGTTCCCTCATAACCACAGACATGTGCAGCTCTTTGGTTCACCTCCTCCCAATGATGCAAATTAACTTTAAG